The following nucleotide sequence is from Geitlerinema sp. PCC 9228.
TGCCCACCCTACAAATTTTATCATATTTTCTAGATTCGACCATTACAGAAAAATAGCGCGATCGCTTATAAACATACTAGCAAAAAAAGAAGCGATCGCGTCCCCATCAAAATTCGTTTCAACCAATCCCATGAAAACCGACCATTTATTTTACCAATTATTCCAACAATTCCCCGAAAGTTTCTTTGAAATGATTGGTTCAGAAGCCGAGAACTATAGTAGGGTGGGCATTGCCCACCCTACTACAAATTTTATCATATTTCCTAGATTTGACCATTACAGAAAAATAGCGCGATCGCTTATAAACATACTAGCAAAAAAAGAAGCGATCGCGCCCCCATAAAAAAATTCGTTTCAACCAATCCCATGAAAACCGACCATTCATTTTACCAATTATTCCAACAATTCCCCGAAAGTTTCTTTGAAAT
It contains:
- a CDS encoding DUF2887 domain-containing protein — protein: KTDHSFYQLFQQFPESFFEMIGSASQAENYSRVGNAHPTNFIIFSRFDHYRKIARSLINILAKKEAIASPSKFVSTNPMKTDHLFYQLFQQFPESFFEMIGSEAENYSRVGIAHPTTNFIIFPRFDHYRKIARSLINILAKKEAIAPP